One segment of Xanthomonas oryzae pv. oryzae DNA contains the following:
- the msbA gene encoding lipid A export permease/ATP-binding protein MsbA: MTNSTDRPVSVSSWRTYRRLVAFAKPYRLLLVAALIAALIEAAGTTGFLALMKPITDETFIYKNAEVSRWLPVQIILLFVVRGIAGYITDMAMGKSARSIARDLRIKVMAKYLRLPGSRFDSEPVPSMLIRLGSDSDQVAQAAVDAIKVMIQQSLQVIGALALMLWHSWQVTLTILVLAPVLAWVMDKVARRYRRISHSIQESGAHLLQAADQTLSSHQEVKIYGAQQTEMERYGALADRNLRLAMKVESTRGISTATVQMIGAIGLSALLFVAGAQALAGRLTAGDFVVLMTSMLTIIPGLKQLTNVQNMVQRGLASAERLFSVLDSPDEPDQGAVALTRAKGLIEFRDVTARYPGQVNPALADVSFIAQPGTVTAIVGRSGSGKSSLIKLIPRFYDAEAGQILLDGQPVQAYALADLRRQIALVGQQVMLFDGSIAENVAFGEMRSADASQLERAILGANAMEFVAQLPEGLQSHVGAKGGRLSGGQRQRLAIARAMLKDAPILILDEATAALDNESERLVQDALHKLMPDRTTLVIAHRLSTIEHADQVLVMDQGRIVERGTHHELLAQGGLYSHLHGMQFRERQA, from the coding sequence GTGACCAACTCCACCGACCGCCCGGTGTCAGTTTCATCCTGGCGCACGTACCGTCGCCTGGTGGCGTTCGCCAAGCCGTATCGTTTGCTGCTGGTCGCGGCGCTGATCGCGGCCTTGATCGAAGCGGCCGGCACCACCGGTTTTCTGGCATTGATGAAGCCGATCACCGACGAAACCTTCATCTACAAGAATGCCGAAGTCAGTCGCTGGCTGCCGGTGCAGATCATCTTGCTGTTCGTGGTGCGTGGTATTGCCGGCTACATCACCGATATGGCGATGGGTAAATCCGCACGCAGCATTGCGCGCGATCTGCGCATCAAGGTCATGGCGAAATATCTGCGTCTGCCCGGATCGCGCTTCGATTCGGAGCCAGTGCCGTCGATGCTGATCCGTTTGGGTTCTGATTCGGACCAGGTTGCGCAAGCCGCGGTGGATGCGATCAAGGTGATGATCCAGCAATCGCTGCAAGTCATCGGCGCGCTGGCGCTGATGTTGTGGCATAGCTGGCAGGTGACGCTGACCATTCTGGTGCTCGCCCCGGTGCTGGCTTGGGTGATGGACAAGGTGGCGCGGCGCTACCGGCGTATCAGCCACAGCATCCAGGAAAGCGGCGCGCACTTGCTGCAGGCCGCAGACCAGACCTTGTCCAGCCATCAGGAGGTCAAGATCTACGGCGCGCAGCAGACCGAGATGGAGCGCTATGGCGCGCTCGCCGATCGCAATCTGCGCCTGGCGATGAAGGTCGAATCCACGCGCGGCATTTCCACCGCGACGGTGCAGATGATTGGTGCGATCGGCCTGTCGGCGTTGCTGTTCGTGGCTGGTGCGCAGGCATTGGCCGGGCGCCTGACGGCCGGTGATTTCGTCGTGCTGATGACTTCGATGCTGACGATCATTCCGGGCCTCAAGCAGCTCACCAATGTGCAGAACATGGTGCAGCGTGGCCTGGCATCGGCCGAGCGCTTGTTCTCGGTGCTCGATAGCCCGGACGAGCCGGATCAAGGCGCCGTAGCGCTGACGCGTGCCAAGGGCTTGATCGAATTCCGCGATGTCACTGCGCGCTACCCAGGTCAGGTCAATCCGGCGTTGGCCGATGTCAGCTTCATCGCGCAGCCGGGCACGGTGACCGCGATCGTCGGCCGCTCGGGCAGCGGCAAATCCAGCCTGATCAAGTTGATTCCACGCTTCTACGACGCCGAGGCCGGGCAGATTCTGCTCGACGGACAACCGGTGCAGGCGTATGCATTGGCGGATCTGCGCCGGCAGATTGCGCTCGTCGGTCAGCAGGTCATGCTGTTCGACGGCAGCATCGCCGAAAACGTGGCGTTCGGCGAAATGCGCAGCGCCGACGCCAGCCAGCTGGAGCGTGCGATTCTGGGTGCCAATGCGATGGAATTTGTCGCGCAACTGCCCGAAGGCCTGCAGTCGCATGTCGGTGCCAAGGGGGGGCGTCTGTCCGGCGGCCAGCGCCAGCGTCTGGCGATCGCACGCGCCATGCTCAAGGACGCGCCGATCCTGATCCTGGACGAAGCGACTGCAGCGCTGGACAACGAATCCGAGCGCTTGGTGCAAGACGCCCTGCACAAGCTGATGCCGGACCGCACCACGCTGGTGATCGCGCATCGCCTGTCCACCATCGAACATGCCGATCAGGTGCTGGTGATGGACCAGGGCCGGATCGTCGAGCGTGGCACGCATCACGAATTGCTGGCGCAGGGCGGCTTGTATTCGCACCTGCACGGCATGCAGTTCCGCGAACGCCAGGCATGA
- a CDS encoding ExbD/TolR family protein, which produces MRIGSARSQDEPHIDLVPLIDVILVLIIFFVVTTTFDARSTLQLQLPTASDQHTSTPPRSLSVLVNADGHYFINDQEVLRSDVDSLKQTIAQIAGDDREQTVLMRADARTPYQAVVTAQDALGQLGFRRIAIATAPPAGATSTAGKTSTNGTRQ; this is translated from the coding sequence ATGCGCATCGGCAGCGCCCGAAGCCAGGACGAGCCGCATATCGATCTGGTGCCATTGATTGACGTCATCCTCGTCCTCATCATCTTTTTCGTGGTGACCACGACCTTCGACGCACGCTCCACGCTGCAGTTGCAGCTGCCGACCGCCAGCGACCAACACACCAGCACACCGCCGCGCTCGTTGAGCGTGCTGGTCAATGCCGATGGGCATTACTTCATCAACGACCAGGAAGTGCTGCGCTCGGATGTCGACTCGCTCAAGCAGACCATCGCCCAGATCGCCGGCGATGATCGCGAGCAGACCGTGTTGATGCGTGCCGATGCACGGACCCCGTATCAGGCCGTAGTCACTGCGCAGGATGCGCTGGGTCAGCTCGGCTTCCGGCGCATCGCCATCGCCACCGCGCCCCCAGCCGGCGCCACCAGCACGGCAGGCAAGACAAGCACGAACGGAACCCGCCAGTGA
- a CDS encoding MotA/TolQ/ExbB proton channel family protein, which translates to MLELVKAGGWPMVPLLLLGVVALAIVLERLWSLRRNEVTPPGLGEEVRHWAARGNLDPTHIESLRRNSPLGALLAAALDVRGRPRELIRERIEDTGRHVVHRMEHYLNALGTIASAGPLLGLLGTVVGMIQMFLGILDHGVGDVNQLAGGIGKALVCTATGMIIAVPALMAHRFFKGRIAGYIIEMEQEATLLLDTMDGRVVPAAVAPDATGAKPVTAKG; encoded by the coding sequence GTGTTGGAGCTGGTCAAGGCAGGCGGTTGGCCGATGGTGCCGTTGCTGTTGCTGGGCGTGGTTGCCCTGGCGATCGTGCTGGAGCGTCTGTGGAGCCTGCGCCGCAACGAGGTGACGCCTCCGGGTCTGGGCGAAGAGGTCCGTCATTGGGCCGCGCGCGGCAATCTGGATCCCACCCACATCGAATCGCTGCGCCGCAATTCGCCGTTGGGCGCCTTGCTGGCCGCCGCGCTGGACGTGCGTGGCCGCCCGCGTGAATTGATCCGCGAACGTATCGAAGACACCGGCCGGCATGTCGTGCACCGGATGGAGCACTATCTGAACGCGTTGGGCACGATTGCATCCGCCGGCCCATTGTTGGGCCTGCTAGGCACCGTGGTCGGCATGATCCAGATGTTTCTCGGCATCCTCGATCATGGCGTGGGCGATGTGAATCAACTTGCCGGCGGCATCGGCAAGGCGCTGGTGTGCACCGCTACCGGCATGATCATCGCCGTGCCTGCATTGATGGCGCATCGCTTCTTCAAGGGGCGCATTGCCGGTTACATCATCGAGATGGAACAGGAAGCCACCTTGTTGTTGGACACCATGGATGGCCGTGTGGTGCCGGCCGCCGTGGCGCCAGACGCAACGGGCGCCAAGCCCGTCACGGCAAAGGGCTGA